The following are encoded together in the Salvia hispanica cultivar TCC Black 2014 chromosome 6, UniMelb_Shisp_WGS_1.0, whole genome shotgun sequence genome:
- the LOC125192886 gene encoding geranylfarnesyl diphosphate synthase, chloroplastic-like — MLSSCKWLPPLAHNLKSLIRPIHQKHPQIPNPDFNLTAYMADKITAVNAALAAALPPRHPSKLHDAMRYSLLSGGKRICPIVCLAACRLVGGDEAAAMPSACALEMIHAMSLIHDDLPSMDDADLRRGRASCHIAFGERAAVLAGTALLARAFEHIAAATAGVPASRVLRVVGEVAALIGADGVAAGQVVDLRGGGGDGVGLEVLEYIHVHKTAAAVEAAAVAGAVIGGGGEEEIGKVRVYARRAGLMFQVVDDVLDVTKTTEELGKTAGKDAAAGKATYPKLIGVEKSRELAEKLKREAGEQLVGFESGRAAPLMALLDFIAYRDK; from the coding sequence ATGCTTAGCAGTTGCAAATGGCTTCCTCCACTAGCTCACAACCTCAAATCCCTAATCAGACCAATCCACCAAAAACACCCCCAAATTCCCAATCCAGACTTCAATCTCACCGCTTACATGGCCGACAAGATAACCGCCGTTAACGCCGCCCTAGCCGCCGCCCTCCCGCCGCGCCACCCGTCCAAGCTCCACGACGCAATGCGCTACTCCCTCCTCTCCGGCGGCAAACGCATCTGCCCGATCGTCTGCCTCGCCGCCTGCCGCCTCGTCGGCGGCGACGAGGCTGCCGCGATGCCCTCCGCCTGCGCGCTCGAGATGATCCACGCCATGTCTCTCATCCACGACGACCTCCCCTCCATGGACGACGCCGACCTCCGCCGCGGCCGCGCCTCCTGCCACATCGCCTTCGGCGAGCGCGCCGCCGTCCTCGCCGGCACCGCGCTCCTCGCCCGCGCCTTCGAGCACATCGCCGCCGCGACGGCAGGAGTTCCGGCGAGCAGAGTCCTCCGCGTCGTCGGCGAGGTGGCGGCGCTGATCGGCGCGGACGGCGTGGCGGCAGGCCAGGTCGTAGATCtgcgcggcggcggcggagatgGCGTCGGATTGGAGGTGCTGGAGTACATCCACGTGCATaagacggcggcggcggtggaggcggcggcggtggcggggGCGGTGATCGGCGGCGGGGGCGAGGAGGAGATCGGGAAGGTGAGGGTGTACGCTCGGCGGGCGGGGCTGATGTTTCAGGTGGTGGATGATGTGCTGGATGTGACGAAGACGACGGAGGAGCTGGGGAAGACGGCAGGGAAGGATGCGGCCGCGGGTAAGGCGACGTATCCGAAGCTGATCGGAGTGGAGAAGTCGAGGGAGCTGGCGGAGAAGTTGAAGAGGGAGGCGGGAGAGCAGCTTGTTGGATTTGAATCGGGGAGAGCGGCGCCGTTGATGGCGTTGCTTGATTTTATTGCTTATAGAGATAAATGA